From Vreelandella neptunia, the proteins below share one genomic window:
- a CDS encoding glycerophosphodiester phosphodiesterase family protein: MTHPAIQLPALIAHRGYSAAAPENTLAAVHAAHEAGATWVELDVQLLGDGTPVIWHDGDVARCSNGRGGLASMSWAKAQTLDAGGWFDDRFAGEKMPSLSEMLALLNELEMGVNMEIKVNKGHDPIALVERALPEMLDTLPPERLIISSFNAAALVHCRQFAGKERLALGVLFGSVPKSWREQCEAIEAFSVHPHWPRLKRAQADAIQRDGYQILCYTANDPSAFHSRWEWGIGSVITDEPAAFKRFLDSH; the protein is encoded by the coding sequence ATGACGCATCCCGCTATTCAACTCCCTGCGCTGATTGCTCACCGCGGCTACTCCGCCGCTGCCCCTGAAAACACCCTAGCTGCGGTGCACGCCGCTCATGAAGCGGGAGCCACATGGGTAGAGCTGGATGTGCAGCTACTGGGTGATGGCACCCCAGTGATCTGGCACGACGGCGATGTAGCGCGCTGCTCAAACGGACGGGGCGGACTCGCCTCCATGAGCTGGGCCAAGGCGCAAACCCTGGATGCCGGGGGGTGGTTTGACGATCGTTTTGCAGGTGAGAAGATGCCTAGCCTCAGCGAAATGTTGGCACTGCTTAACGAGCTGGAAATGGGCGTCAATATGGAAATCAAGGTCAATAAAGGCCACGACCCCATCGCGCTGGTGGAACGCGCGCTACCGGAGATGCTCGACACTCTCCCCCCCGAGCGCTTGATAATCTCCTCCTTCAATGCCGCTGCTCTTGTCCACTGCCGTCAATTTGCCGGCAAAGAGCGGCTTGCTCTGGGCGTACTGTTCGGAAGCGTGCCCAAAAGCTGGCGTGAGCAGTGCGAAGCCATTGAGGCTTTTAGCGTGCACCCCCACTGGCCGCGTTTGAAGCGCGCCCAAGCCGACGCTATACAGCGCGATGGCTATCAAATATTGTGCTATACCGCCAATGACCCCAGCGCTTTCCATAGCCGCTGGGAGTGGGGTATCGGCAGTGTCATCACCGATGAACCCGCCGCGTTCAAACGTTTTTTAGACAGCCATTGA
- a CDS encoding NADPH:quinone reductase, with translation MSQRIQFARTGGSEVLELVDVTPAEPGQGEVRVANKAVGLNFIDIYFRTGLYPAPSMPSGLGTEGAGVVDAVGEGVTHLNVGDRVAYAQGPLGAYAELHVLPAAKVVKLPDFVDFETAAASMLKGLTVQYLLRQTYELQGGETILFHAAAGGVGSIACQWAKSLGVKLIGTVSSQEKADLAMANGAWATINYSEENVVDRVRELTNGDMCDVVYDSVGKDTWEMSLDCLKPRGLMVSFGNASGPVEGVNIGILNQKGALYVTRPSLNGYADTRERFEKMCEEFFAMIESGKVKIDIANRYPLAEAGKAQDALQSRKTTGSTILLP, from the coding sequence ATGTCTCAGCGTATTCAGTTTGCCCGCACCGGCGGTTCTGAGGTACTTGAACTGGTCGACGTTACCCCTGCTGAACCTGGTCAGGGTGAAGTGCGTGTTGCCAATAAAGCCGTTGGCCTTAATTTTATCGACATCTATTTTCGTACCGGGCTCTATCCAGCCCCTTCCATGCCTTCTGGCCTAGGCACCGAAGGTGCAGGTGTGGTCGATGCGGTTGGCGAAGGGGTCACACATCTTAACGTTGGCGATCGCGTGGCCTATGCCCAAGGCCCGTTGGGCGCCTATGCAGAGCTGCATGTGCTGCCAGCGGCTAAAGTGGTCAAACTCCCCGACTTCGTTGATTTCGAAACCGCAGCGGCGAGTATGCTCAAAGGCCTTACCGTGCAGTATCTGCTGCGCCAAACCTATGAACTACAAGGTGGCGAAACCATTCTGTTTCACGCCGCAGCGGGCGGGGTAGGTTCGATTGCCTGCCAGTGGGCGAAGTCGTTAGGCGTTAAGCTGATCGGCACAGTCAGTTCTCAGGAAAAAGCGGATCTAGCCATGGCCAACGGCGCCTGGGCGACGATTAATTACAGCGAAGAGAACGTGGTGGATCGCGTACGCGAGCTTACCAACGGCGACATGTGCGATGTGGTGTACGACTCGGTGGGTAAAGACACCTGGGAAATGTCACTGGATTGCCTAAAGCCCCGTGGGCTGATGGTCAGCTTTGGCAACGCCTCTGGCCCGGTGGAGGGCGTCAATATCGGTATCCTTAACCAGAAGGGCGCGCTTTACGTTACCCGTCCCAGCCTCAATGGCTACGCCGACACCCGCGAGCGTTTTGAGAAGATGTGCGAAGAGTTTTTCGCCATGATTGAAAGCGGTAAGGTCAAGATCGATATCGCCAACCGCTACCCACTTGCCGAAGCGGGCAAAGCACAAGACGCGCTACAAAGCCGCAAAACCACCGGGTCTACTATTCTTTTACCGTAG
- a CDS encoding Tn3 family transposase yields MDYTPELLAHISPLGWAHILLTGEYRWKNQARRAL; encoded by the coding sequence ATGGACTACACACCTGAACTCCTGGCGCATATCTCGCCACTCGGATGGGCTCATATCTTGCTCACAGGCGAATACAGGTGGAAAAACCAAGCCCGGAGGGCCTTATGA
- a CDS encoding alanine/glycine:cation symporter family protein yields the protein METIVNTINEYLWLYVLTYGLLAAGLYLTFKLGFIQFRHVREMIRTISASGEREIGSISPFQALTISLASRVGTGNIVGVAIALFYGGPGAIFWMWLVALLGMATAFSESTLAQLYKARTEDGSIRGGPEFYIARGLKLPWLGTVFAVLFAIAGLVFASVQSNSIAGAMNGAFNFPTWMTGAVVSLLIGVVIHGGISRIASVAEVIVPFMAAAYVFIALVVMAINITEVPDVIGTIFASAFGWQEAAGGAAGGVFAAMLNGVQRGLFSNEAGMGTVPHIAASATPNPHHPVAQGFVQALSVFIDTIVICTATAILILTSGVMGSDSTLKGIELTQAALSAHIGGAGSYFLAIAVLFFAFTTIMGIYSFTENAISIVFGSNAVVQTMLKAVLLAATFWGSLQTVTLVFNMADAIMGILATINLVVILLLSGTVRKLTTDYIAQRRTGEPEFDIASFPELQDRVEPGIWSKEAASTSEAAKPAAKHAK from the coding sequence ATGGAAACGATCGTCAACACTATCAACGAGTATCTATGGTTATACGTTCTGACGTATGGCCTTCTGGCTGCAGGCCTGTACCTTACTTTCAAACTCGGGTTCATCCAGTTTCGACATGTCAGGGAGATGATCAGGACTATCTCCGCCTCGGGAGAGCGTGAAATCGGCAGTATCTCGCCATTTCAGGCACTGACAATCAGCCTAGCTTCGCGTGTTGGAACCGGGAACATCGTAGGGGTGGCCATTGCGCTTTTTTATGGAGGGCCGGGTGCCATATTCTGGATGTGGCTCGTCGCACTTCTGGGCATGGCCACGGCCTTTTCGGAAAGCACGCTGGCGCAGTTGTACAAGGCCCGTACTGAAGACGGCAGCATTCGCGGAGGCCCCGAGTTCTATATCGCCAGAGGTTTGAAACTCCCCTGGCTCGGCACTGTGTTCGCGGTTCTTTTTGCCATCGCCGGGCTGGTTTTTGCTTCCGTTCAGTCTAACTCTATCGCCGGAGCCATGAATGGAGCCTTTAATTTCCCCACCTGGATGACCGGGGCTGTGGTGAGCCTTTTGATCGGTGTGGTGATCCATGGCGGTATTTCCAGAATTGCCTCTGTCGCCGAAGTCATCGTGCCGTTCATGGCCGCCGCATATGTTTTTATTGCACTGGTTGTCATGGCGATCAACATCACCGAGGTACCGGACGTCATCGGTACGATCTTCGCCAGCGCTTTTGGCTGGCAGGAAGCCGCAGGCGGTGCCGCGGGCGGTGTTTTCGCGGCAATGCTGAATGGCGTACAACGCGGTTTGTTTTCCAACGAAGCGGGTATGGGCACCGTGCCGCATATCGCTGCATCGGCCACGCCGAACCCGCACCACCCAGTTGCGCAGGGGTTCGTTCAAGCGCTAAGCGTCTTCATCGACACCATCGTGATCTGCACAGCGACCGCGATCTTGATCCTGACGTCCGGTGTGATGGGCTCCGATTCCACTCTCAAAGGGATCGAGTTAACCCAAGCCGCTCTCAGCGCGCATATTGGCGGTGCCGGAAGCTATTTCCTTGCCATTGCCGTACTGTTCTTCGCGTTCACTACTATTATGGGGATATACTCTTTTACTGAAAACGCAATCTCGATCGTTTTCGGCAGCAACGCAGTGGTGCAGACAATGCTGAAAGCAGTGTTGCTGGCGGCAACGTTCTGGGGATCCCTCCAGACGGTTACCCTGGTGTTCAACATGGCGGACGCGATCATGGGAATACTTGCAACAATCAACCTGGTTGTCATCCTGTTGCTTTCGGGCACCGTCAGGAAACTCACCACCGATTACATCGCACAACGGCGAACCGGTGAGCCGGAATTTGATATTGCCAGCTTCCCGGAACTTCAGGATCGTGTTGAACCGGGCATCTGGAGCAAGGAGGCGGCATCAACGTCTGAGGCTGCCAAACCTGCCGCAAAGCACGCCAAATAA